Proteins encoded in a region of the Anopheles aquasalis chromosome 2, idAnoAquaMG_Q_19, whole genome shotgun sequence genome:
- the LOC126571811 gene encoding uncharacterized protein LOC126571811, protein MVRVWYTVLVVSCAVLQNVRAEPRPDFGAKGTIVNSGTIAMYANVTNTGLLTADDKNGLKLLTNYTLFTTILPLMESLGTKVATLGSTAATAIVVAAPDDTKGINAVFNSMYNAITPFKSFLNTQVPSTKTQLIGLVGTDINYLFGDAFTNMYNAVVQVETQLKSFQGDVADARYQNGQTRVRPSSVLAMQTEVMDWSATTEAVRNTIHTSIDNIRLADAFLYRLNNLSRVLNGDLDVYYTRFRTNETSLGTQLQLLVNAMKTRVQTSHSPMLQYLPNHTAALSGTIAQFNTSYTKLIGIPAMLSSDVFPGYFNKSYAYITEFKQLLNPLDYGSITLVIEVLVASGQHSTKCFNKYFPLIENAFALLAYGVEVCFNIEVTRTFNIVNLFSDMLDQTVYDLDDFYLNFPTCEWSPTPGICQTSVFGAYYSALTTAYAGKVAEIEKILKTEATASSNRLGSCVQTRKAKNRATLQNMANEIALCRVNGVAP, encoded by the exons ATGGTCAGAGTGTGGTACACAGTTCTCGTAGTGAGTTGCGCCGTGCTCCAG AATGTGCGTGCAGAGCCCAGGCCAGATTTCGGCGCGAAGGGAACTATAGTGAACAGTGGCACCATTGCGATGTATGCGAACGTCACCAACACTGGACTGCTGACAGCAGACGACAAGAATGGGCTCAAGTTGCTCACGAACTACACACTGTTCACCACCATTTTGCCGTTAATGGAATCGCTTGGAACTAAGGTAGCCACGTTGGGATCGACGGCAGCCACTGCGATCGTTGTAGCCGCACCTGACGACACTAAAGGCATCAATGCCGTCTTCAATAGCATGTACAACGCCATAACTCCCTTCAAAAGCTTTCTTAACACGCAAGTACCCTCCACAAAAACGCAGCTAATCGGTCTAGTAGGAACAGACATTAACTATCTGTTTGGTGATGCGTTCACAAATATGTACAATGCTGTCGTTCAGGTGGAAACgcaattgaaatcatttcaaGGCGATGTCGCCGACGCAAGGTACCAAAATGGTCAGACCAGAGTGAGACCAAGCAGCGTGCTCGCGATGCAGACTGAAGTAATGGACTGGTCGGCCACTACCGAAGCGGTCCGTAACACTATACACACCTCAATAGATAATATCAGGCTGGCAGACGCATTTCTGTACCGTTTGAATAACCTTTCGAGAGTATTGAACGGTGACCTGGACGTCTACTATACACGCTTCCGGACTAATGAAACCTCGCTCGGTACTCAGCTGCAATTGTTGGTGAATGCGATGAAAACTCGCGTCCAAACTAGCCACTCTCCAATGCTACAGTACCTACCGAACCACACGGCTGCACTGAGCGGAACGATTGCACAGTTCAACACCTCGTACACCAAGCTGATCGGGATACCGGCCATGTTGTCGAGTGACGTTTTTCCGGGTTATTTCAACAAATCTTACGCGTACATTACTGAGTTCAAGCAACTGTTAAACCCGCTGGATTACGGATCCATCACCTTAGTAATCGAGGTACTGGTCGCTAGTGGGCAACATTCGACCAAGTGCTTTAACAAATACTTCCCACTGATCGAGAACGCGTTCGCACTGTTGGCCTACGGGGTGGAAGTGTGCTTCAACATCGAGGTAACACGCACCTTCAATATCGTCAACCTTTTCAGCGACATGCTCGATCAAACCGTGTACGATCTGGATGATTTCTATCTCAACTTTCCCACCTGCGAATGGTCTCCCACCCCGGGGATCTGCCAAACTTCTGTG TTTGGAGCATACTATTCCGCACTAACAACGGCGTACGCCGGTAAGGTCgcagaaattgaaaaaatccTTAAAACGGAGGCCACTGCTAGCTCCAACCGCCTTGGAAGCTGCGTGCAAACCAGAAAGGCGAAGAACCGGGCCACCCTACAAAATATGGCGAATGAGATTGCATTGTGCCGCGTTAATGGAGTTGCTCCATAG